The sequence CGCAAATCAAGAGACTCATCAACGTTTTATCGAAGGCATGAAGCTTTGTGCCCAACTTGCTGAGCGCGCTGGGGTCATGTTGGCTGTAGAGATCATGGATACTGACTATCTAAACTCTTTGAGTAAATTTGAAGTATTAAATAGAGAAATCAATTCACCATACTTTACCGCCTACCCAGATGTGGGCAACATTTCTGGCTGGAACTATGACATTGTCACTGAGCTGAAATTAAGTAAACCTCATATCACCCAGATCCACTTAAAAGATACGTATAAAGTCACCTCTGACTACCAAGGACAGTTCAGAGATCTCATTATTGGTGAGGGTGAGGTGAACTTTAATGCTATTTTTAACACCCTTAAAGAAACGGAATGTTACGTACCATTAGTAATAGAAATGTGGGCGCATGATGACAACTGGAGAAAAAACATCATTACAGCTCAAAGACGTTTAAATGAGGCTTGTAGCCATGCTCAATTGCCTTGGTTATTTGAACTCAACCCAGATACTTGCTTAAAAGCTATCTTTCATTAAATACGAGCTTAGGCAATTTATGCACTTGCACAAATTGCCTTTACTTTCCTAGCTGCAAATCAGTATAAATTTGATAGGACACTTGATAGTTGTAGTTTCTGGCGATTCTTTGCGAAAAAAACAGCTGTGGTAGCTCGAACAAAAACAGAGCGATAAAAAACCAAATACCCCAACTTTCTCCAAGCATAAACCCCACTAGTGCCAAAATAGACCCCAGTAATTCAGCGACAAAAAGCCAATACCTTTTTAGGTAGCAATGATGAATGCCAAATAGGAAAAACCAATTTAAACAGGCATAGGTATCGGGATCTTTAAGTTGTTTAGATTGCTGCTGAAAATAAGATTTTCGATGGCGATCAGACAGTTGAGCAACCAGTAAACGCAGTTGCTCTTCTTTATGCTCAACCTTCTCCAATGAATCATAAAAATGCATCAAGGTACCTTATCCACGATTTTTTCGACTAAATCAGGTTGGCTACAGCGTTTAATCCGAGCCAAACCTAACTGCCAGCCCTTTAGAGCCCCATACTTTTGAATACATTGCTTCGTATATTCAGAGCAGGTCGGCTCAAAATTGCACTCAGTATTAAAATATCGCCGAGAGCCACCGCCTGCTTGATAACGCTTAATCAATGCTAAAGAGATAATCTTAAGCAATATTAGCGCCCTAAAGTAATGATGGCAGCTTCTCGTGACCAAAATAACCAAAAGCGTTTATGTTCAATAACTTGAAACACTAACTGCCAACCATCTTGTGCGTATTTATTAAGTTCTGCCTCAATTTTTTGCATAGGTAAACCGCTTGAGCCTAACAAAATAGTGCCACAACCACCCTCTACAATATGAACCACTTTGTACTCAATAAATCTCATTGATAATTATCCTTATTTGCTGAAATAGATATTGCTTATAAACAAAATCTTACTCCAATTTAACCTAAGTTATAACCTTAACTTTTTACTATTAAGGACAGATGAACATATAATTTTCTTTATTAACAAACAGATACAAACATCACTCGCTATCTAGAATAGATAAAATATATTCTAGAATTCATATTTCATAATAACCCTATGATAAAAAAAGAAAACTACGCCTGAATTCGAAAAGTAAAGTTGCGTAAGCTATGCTCAATTTTAACAATGTTAATATTGTTAATAAATAAACATTCGCAGGGGTAAAAAATATGAATATAAAACCGATAAAAATTGGTGTCTTGTTGAGTCTATTAACAATATTGTTTGGTTATGGACTAGGTTGTATATTTGGTGCAGCAAATAGTAGTATGAAAGATTATTTTCACGAACAAGTTTATGTCGTACATGCCGATAACTTCTCTAATGTGAAAGATCAAGATACTGCATTTTCTAAAGCCAAAGATTACATTAAGCGTGCTCACCTACACTCT is a genomic window of Vibrio neonatus containing:
- a CDS encoding L-ribulose-5-phosphate 3-epimerase yields the protein MYTNLSRHRVGLYEKALPNTMGWEEKLITTKQLAFDFLEISIDESDERRSRLDWTDEEIYTLRRLCEKHQIPLQSMCLSAHRKFPFGSADPDIREQAVIHMQKAITLAYKLGIRTIQLAGYDVYYEPANQETHQRFIEGMKLCAQLAERAGVMLAVEIMDTDYLNSLSKFEVLNREINSPYFTAYPDVGNISGWNYDIVTELKLSKPHITQIHLKDTYKVTSDYQGQFRDLIIGEGEVNFNAIFNTLKETECYVPLVIEMWAHDDNWRKNIITAQRRLNEACSHAQLPWLFELNPDTCLKAIFH
- the yidD gene encoding membrane protein insertion efficiency factor YidD, coding for MVILVTRSCHHYFRALILLKIISLALIKRYQAGGGSRRYFNTECNFEPTCSEYTKQCIQKYGALKGWQLGLARIKRCSQPDLVEKIVDKVP
- a CDS encoding DUF4177 domain-containing protein translates to MRFIEYKVVHIVEGGCGTILLGSSGLPMQKIEAELNKYAQDGWQLVFQVIEHKRFWLFWSREAAIITLGR